One window of Mesorhizobium sp. WSM4904 genomic DNA carries:
- a CDS encoding ABC transporter permease subunit yields the protein MDISTITDTFDSWTDTALGWISDNGDWLFETLRAVLEGTYNGILWLLQLAPFYVIAIVAALLAWRLINAVAGVLAGVALIFCTIMGLWPETMSTLALVITATILALLFGIPIGIVAGFVRAFDRFLEPILDLIQTLPPYIYLLPAIALLGYGPATALVATFIVAMPPAIRLTALGIRMTPREFVELGHATGLTPWQMFVKIRLPFAVPSVMAGINQSLMMAFGMVVIAGIVGSGGLGETIYSAVRTLDIATSINAAIAIVILTMVLDRLTQSAARRAKGGTR from the coding sequence ATGGACATCTCGACCATCACCGACACGTTCGACAGCTGGACGGACACGGCTCTCGGCTGGATCAGCGACAATGGCGACTGGCTGTTCGAAACCCTGAGGGCAGTGCTTGAAGGAACCTACAACGGTATCCTCTGGCTCCTGCAACTCGCGCCATTCTATGTGATCGCGATCGTCGCGGCGCTGCTGGCATGGCGGCTGATCAACGCCGTCGCCGGCGTCCTCGCCGGGGTCGCCCTGATCTTCTGCACGATCATGGGGCTATGGCCCGAGACGATGAGCACCTTGGCCTTGGTGATCACCGCCACCATACTGGCGCTGCTGTTCGGCATTCCCATCGGCATCGTGGCGGGCTTCGTCAGGGCGTTCGACCGCTTCCTGGAGCCGATACTCGACCTGATCCAGACGCTGCCGCCCTACATCTACCTTCTCCCGGCGATCGCGCTGCTGGGCTACGGCCCCGCGACCGCGCTGGTCGCCACCTTCATCGTCGCCATGCCGCCGGCCATCCGGCTGACCGCGCTGGGCATCCGGATGACGCCGCGCGAATTCGTCGAACTGGGGCACGCAACAGGCCTGACCCCGTGGCAGATGTTCGTCAAGATCAGGCTTCCCTTCGCTGTCCCCAGCGTGATGGCCGGGATCAACCAGAGCCTGATGATGGCGTTCGGCATGGTCGTCATCGCCGGCATCGTCGGCTCGGGCGGTCTCGGAGAGACGATCTATTCGGCCGTGCGCACGCTCGACATTGCCACCTCGATCAACGCTGCCATCGCCATCGTCATCCTGACCATGGTGCTCGACAGGCTCACGCAGAGCGCGGCTCGCCGCGCCAAGGGAGGCACAAGATGA
- a CDS encoding RES family NAD+ phosphorylase: MTYSGRLYRALNPVYAREPMSGRGAELYGGRFNPKGMPALYASTSVLTALREANQAGDLQPTTLVAYRVEIEAVFDAGDATALAAMGLDATALADPTWRDQMRDHGEAHTQRFARELVAQGYNGLLVPSFAKGAAIGDSNLVLWRWGDAAPSRLELIDDEHRLG; encoded by the coding sequence ATCACCTATTCGGGCCGGCTCTACCGCGCCCTCAATCCGGTGTATGCCCGCGAGCCTATGTCGGGACGCGGTGCCGAGCTTTATGGAGGGCGTTTCAACCCCAAGGGGATGCCGGCGCTCTACGCGTCGACCTCGGTCCTGACGGCTTTGCGCGAAGCCAACCAGGCGGGCGATCTGCAGCCGACGACGCTGGTCGCTTATCGTGTCGAGATCGAGGCCGTCTTTGATGCGGGCGACGCCACTGCACTTGCAGCAATGGGTCTCGATGCGACGGCCCTCGCCGACCCGACATGGCGCGATCAGATGAGAGACCATGGCGAGGCGCATACGCAGCGATTTGCCCGTGAGCTGGTCGCGCAAGGCTATAATGGCCTGCTCGTGCCGAGCTTCGCCAAGGGCGCCGCAATCGGCGACTCGAATCTCGTTCTGTGGCGATGGGGTGACGCTGCCCCATCCAGGCTCGAGCTGATCGACGACGAGCACCGGCTCGGCTGA
- a CDS encoding 4-hydroxyproline epimerase: MRRSFFCIDAHTCGNPVRLVAGGGPLLPHVPIAERRELFVRNHDWIRQALMFEPRGHDIMSGAIIYPAYREDCDFAVIFIEVSGCLPMCGAGTIGLVTAALEEGLVTPRIPGRLSIETPAGKVDIEYKKPGEFVESVRMFNVASYLHTADVGVDIPGLGRLVVDIAYGGNFYAVVEPQENWPGLNGMSASDIVDLSRRLRDALAPVCDPVHPEDERIRGVHHAIWCDKPSGDADGRGAVFYGDKAIDRSPGGTGTSARMAQLHGKGRLKVGDAFRQESLIGTVFEGRVEAEVYIGPFKGIRPSVGGWARIIGHNSIFVDDRDPLAHGFQIR, translated from the coding sequence ATGCGCCGCAGCTTCTTTTGCATCGACGCCCATACTTGCGGCAATCCGGTTCGGCTCGTTGCCGGGGGCGGTCCGTTGCTGCCGCATGTCCCGATCGCCGAACGACGCGAACTGTTCGTGCGCAACCATGACTGGATCAGGCAGGCCTTGATGTTCGAGCCGCGCGGGCACGACATCATGTCGGGCGCCATCATCTATCCTGCCTATCGCGAGGATTGCGATTTCGCCGTTATCTTCATCGAAGTCAGCGGCTGCCTGCCGATGTGCGGTGCCGGCACGATCGGCCTGGTGACCGCGGCGCTCGAGGAAGGGCTCGTCACGCCGCGCATACCAGGCAGGCTATCGATCGAGACCCCGGCGGGAAAAGTCGACATCGAGTACAAGAAGCCCGGCGAATTCGTCGAAAGCGTGCGCATGTTCAATGTCGCCAGCTACTTGCATACGGCCGATGTCGGCGTCGACATTCCCGGCCTCGGCCGGCTCGTCGTCGATATCGCCTATGGCGGCAATTTCTACGCGGTCGTCGAGCCGCAGGAGAACTGGCCAGGTCTGAACGGCATGTCGGCCAGCGACATCGTTGACCTCAGCCGGCGTCTCCGCGACGCGCTGGCGCCCGTCTGCGATCCGGTCCATCCCGAGGACGAGCGGATACGCGGAGTGCACCACGCCATCTGGTGCGACAAACCTTCAGGCGATGCCGATGGCCGTGGCGCGGTGTTTTACGGCGACAAGGCGATCGACCGTTCGCCGGGCGGCACGGGGACATCGGCTCGTATGGCGCAGCTTCATGGCAAGGGCCGCCTGAAGGTCGGCGATGCCTTTCGCCAGGAAAGCCTGATCGGCACCGTCTTCGAGGGTCGTGTCGAAGCAGAGGTCTACATCGGCCCCTTCAAGGGCATCAGGCCGAGCGTCGGAGGCTGGGCCCGGATCATCGGTCACAACTCCATATTCGTGGACGACCGCGATCCACTCGCGCACGGGTTCCAGATCCGGTGA
- a CDS encoding antitoxin Xre/MbcA/ParS toxin-binding domain-containing protein, with protein MGLAQYADDGLFAPKKIAEAFRTTSEEIARTAGLGKDAVQRRERVRSDKTQRRLREMVEIVNKVEPRFGSALMAYAWYRSEPLPGFSGQTAMQLVREGRANEVLDFIDAVDAGIYA; from the coding sequence ATGGGTCTGGCACAATATGCGGATGACGGATTGTTCGCACCCAAGAAGATTGCGGAGGCTTTCCGCACCACGAGCGAGGAGATCGCACGTACCGCTGGTCTGGGCAAAGACGCGGTCCAGCGCCGGGAACGGGTGCGCTCAGACAAGACGCAGCGCCGCCTGCGCGAAATGGTGGAAATCGTGAACAAGGTCGAGCCGCGATTTGGCTCCGCGCTCATGGCCTATGCTTGGTATCGGTCCGAGCCGCTGCCGGGATTTTCGGGGCAGACGGCAATGCAGCTCGTTCGGGAGGGTCGAGCCAATGAGGTCCTCGACTTCATCGACGCGGTCGATGCGGGGATTTACGCCTGA
- a CDS encoding ABC transporter permease subunit, translating to MNFSLPSFSPGAYLAPAVDWLNTNFHPIFDAVAKFIEAVLSAIEAALLYPPAYLTIVVAVALAFFLVGIRVAIVTAIALLFCLVAGFWAASMQTLALVTVAVIISVAVAFPLGILASRYKKFEAAIRPVLDIMQTVPPWVYLIPAVMIFSLGRVPAIIATIVYGIPPMLRLTTLAFNQVPKDLLELGRATGASPRSILFKIEIPSATPTLLVGLNQCILLSLAMVVLAGLVGAGGLGAEVTRGLTRMEMGLGLRAGLSIVAIAIFLDRLSRGALQRSRAPGAAKSA from the coding sequence ATGAATTTCAGTCTTCCCAGCTTTTCGCCAGGGGCTTATCTCGCGCCCGCCGTGGATTGGCTGAACACCAACTTTCATCCGATTTTCGACGCCGTGGCCAAATTCATCGAGGCAGTGCTCAGCGCCATCGAAGCCGCACTGCTCTATCCACCTGCCTATTTGACGATCGTCGTGGCCGTCGCGCTTGCCTTCTTTCTCGTCGGCATCCGGGTCGCCATCGTGACGGCCATCGCACTCCTCTTCTGCCTGGTCGCCGGCTTCTGGGCCGCGTCGATGCAGACATTGGCGCTGGTGACGGTGGCGGTGATCATCTCTGTGGCGGTCGCCTTTCCGCTCGGCATCCTGGCCTCGCGCTACAAAAAGTTCGAGGCCGCCATCCGGCCTGTGCTCGACATCATGCAGACGGTGCCGCCATGGGTCTATCTCATCCCCGCCGTCATGATCTTCAGCCTTGGCCGCGTCCCGGCGATCATTGCCACGATCGTCTACGGCATTCCGCCGATGCTGCGCCTGACGACGCTCGCCTTCAACCAGGTACCGAAGGACCTTCTGGAGCTCGGGCGCGCTACGGGTGCCTCGCCACGCTCTATCCTATTCAAGATCGAGATTCCTTCGGCGACGCCGACGCTGCTGGTCGGCCTCAATCAGTGCATTCTCTTGTCATTGGCGATGGTCGTTCTGGCGGGCCTCGTCGGCGCGGGAGGACTCGGCGCGGAGGTGACCCGCGGGCTGACCCGCATGGAGATGGGGCTCGGCCTCAGAGCCGGGCTCTCGATCGTCGCGATCGCCATCTTCCTCGACCGGCTGTCGCGGGGCGCGCTGCAGCGCAGCCGCGCACCCGGCGCAGCAAAGTCTGCCTGA
- a CDS encoding adenylate/guanylate cyclase domain-containing protein, whose product MLAASSASSGLGGYFGVRILRGIVNLPRDGIAASLAYLVMLGISTALVSPPLENVLRDVMMVSISPFTRAPPNIVVVAITEQTLEKFPYRSPLDRGFLAEIVARIEQAHPLVIGIDLLFDQPTEPQKDARLENVIETAAVPVVIGSASRADGLTPRQFDYLNAFAPSARRGLAALSHDNLDGVIRGAFPGRQSKEGWTPSFAAAIAASTGVSRGRRTEEMVYYRTINGLPFNFPTYPAQAVALAPLSWFEGKYVLIGLDAQQIDHHPTPFALLGGAQTGVLPGVVIHAHALAGLLTGDRIMIPTSGVGYAPMLLAGLFCLWLVSRPIPVVFKPVAVAGAVLLVWIGEAWAFARFAILVPMVAPALLVLGLSAFAGFLAWRRDANARLFIQSAFSKYVSPAVVAEIVKEPDALHLGGERREITCVFTDIEGFASLSEKLAPEVLAEMLNEYLDGLCELFVMHGATIDKVIGDAVVGFFGAPAEQDDQADRAVSFALAVQDLTQRLREGGRGHSFGATRIGIHGGPAIVGNFGGNRFFNYTAIGDTVNTAARLEGANKYIGTKNCISSEVAKKATRFLLRPAGVLHLKGKIQGIEAFEAMSRTSENTILCEEYAKAYALLATDDKLATVAFEKLVANYPQDALIAFHHGRLASGHFRADIHLAEK is encoded by the coding sequence ATGCTCGCAGCGAGTAGCGCTTCCTCTGGCTTAGGGGGCTATTTCGGGGTGCGAATACTTAGAGGGATCGTCAACCTCCCGCGAGATGGCATCGCCGCCTCGCTCGCCTATCTGGTTATGCTGGGCATCTCGACTGCTCTCGTGTCACCGCCGTTGGAGAATGTTCTGCGCGATGTGATGATGGTCTCTATCTCGCCATTCACGCGCGCTCCTCCCAACATCGTCGTGGTCGCAATAACAGAACAAACCCTGGAGAAATTTCCATACCGGTCACCGCTGGACCGCGGGTTCCTAGCCGAGATCGTGGCCCGGATCGAGCAGGCTCACCCTCTTGTCATCGGTATCGACCTTTTGTTCGACCAGCCAACGGAGCCGCAAAAGGATGCTCGGCTGGAGAACGTTATCGAAACCGCCGCTGTGCCTGTGGTGATCGGCTCGGCGTCGCGCGCTGATGGCCTCACCCCGAGGCAGTTCGACTATCTCAACGCGTTCGCTCCATCTGCAAGGCGGGGCCTTGCCGCGTTGTCGCACGACAATCTCGATGGCGTGATCCGCGGGGCTTTTCCCGGTCGACAATCGAAAGAGGGCTGGACGCCGAGCTTTGCCGCCGCGATTGCAGCATCCACTGGCGTCAGTCGCGGCCGCAGGACGGAAGAAATGGTCTATTACCGCACGATCAACGGCTTGCCCTTCAACTTTCCAACCTATCCGGCGCAAGCCGTTGCGCTGGCACCGTTAAGTTGGTTCGAGGGGAAATATGTTCTTATCGGCCTGGACGCGCAGCAGATAGACCATCATCCAACACCATTCGCATTGTTGGGCGGCGCGCAAACCGGTGTTCTCCCTGGCGTCGTCATCCACGCCCACGCTTTGGCCGGGCTCCTGACTGGGGACAGAATAATGATCCCCACGTCTGGAGTGGGCTACGCGCCAATGCTTCTTGCCGGGCTGTTCTGCTTGTGGCTCGTTTCGCGGCCGATCCCGGTGGTCTTCAAACCCGTCGCGGTCGCCGGTGCGGTGCTGCTGGTGTGGATCGGCGAGGCGTGGGCCTTCGCGAGGTTCGCAATCCTCGTCCCGATGGTCGCCCCAGCATTGCTCGTGCTCGGTCTGTCGGCGTTCGCTGGCTTCCTGGCTTGGAGACGGGACGCGAACGCTCGCCTCTTCATTCAGAGCGCGTTCTCCAAATACGTCAGCCCGGCCGTCGTTGCTGAGATCGTCAAGGAGCCCGACGCTCTCCATCTCGGTGGCGAGAGGCGCGAGATCACCTGCGTATTCACGGATATCGAGGGATTTGCATCACTCAGCGAAAAACTCGCGCCAGAGGTGCTCGCGGAGATGCTGAACGAATATCTGGACGGACTCTGCGAGCTGTTCGTCATGCACGGAGCGACCATCGACAAGGTCATCGGGGATGCGGTGGTCGGCTTCTTCGGAGCTCCGGCAGAGCAAGATGACCAGGCGGACCGGGCGGTGTCCTTCGCGCTGGCTGTGCAGGATCTGACGCAGCGGCTTCGAGAAGGAGGACGAGGCCATTCATTCGGCGCCACCCGCATAGGTATTCATGGCGGGCCAGCAATCGTCGGCAACTTCGGGGGAAATCGGTTCTTCAATTACACCGCCATCGGAGACACGGTAAACACCGCGGCCCGACTGGAAGGTGCAAACAAGTACATTGGCACCAAAAACTGCATAAGCTCGGAAGTTGCGAAAAAAGCAACGCGCTTCTTGCTGCGCCCTGCAGGAGTTCTGCACCTTAAGGGCAAGATCCAGGGCATCGAGGCCTTCGAGGCAATGAGCCGTACGTCAGAAAATACGATACTTTGCGAAGAATATGCCAAGGCGTACGCCCTGCTTGCCACCGACGACAAGCTCGCGACAGTGGCATTTGAGAAATTGGTCGCAAACTACCCGCAAGACGCTCTGATCGCTTTTCACCATGGCCGTCTTGCAAGCGGACATTTCCGGGCAGACATTCATCTTGCCGAAAAATAG
- a CDS encoding caspase domain-containing protein, which produces MRSAIILLVLLFIAVSGQAAAEKRVALVIGNSAYQHAAQLANPKNDSSDMNAKLQSLGFEVVSGQDLDLSDMRRTVRQFLEKLDGADIALFFYAGHGLQVNGNNYMVPVDAQLSSYNDLDFEALPMDLVLSAMERSSKVNLIFLDACRDNPFAEKLSRSMGTRSGSVSRGLARLGSGVGSLIAFATQPGNVAMDGAGRNSPFTSALVAHLGTPGEDIMRELIDVRRDVLAATDGKQVPWENSSLTGEVVLKPLPTEPKAVSAPTSQSASPDNAVELAYWATIKDATDKSFFEAYLLQFPGGVFAALARLKIDAIDKRMETERQVAHLPEAGRATNATDDAKGTEVASLEHRDPLVQSSAPATDPSELVRATQRELLRIGCLWGWADGDWGAGSRKALQAYADRQGVRLASLEPTAEILERLRAVRGRVCPLTCDNGMRVQDDHCVPQASGLSAFNGTWTLIRRATTDCGDWRELSTTVFINDGNVSSSSGFTGSISSSGAVNIKHTFVYKGKTGGNILTGVIRGDNGTGKFKGTGAGSGCSGKITMERMR; this is translated from the coding sequence ATGCGCAGCGCGATCATTCTCTTGGTTTTATTGTTTATTGCTGTTTCAGGACAGGCAGCCGCCGAGAAGCGGGTGGCATTGGTCATTGGCAATTCGGCCTACCAGCACGCCGCACAACTCGCCAATCCGAAGAACGATTCGTCCGACATGAATGCCAAGCTTCAAAGCCTTGGCTTCGAGGTTGTCAGTGGCCAGGACCTCGACCTCTCGGACATGCGTCGTACGGTGCGCCAGTTCCTGGAAAAGCTCGACGGCGCTGACATAGCGTTGTTCTTCTATGCCGGGCACGGCCTGCAGGTGAACGGCAACAACTACATGGTGCCGGTCGACGCCCAGCTATCCAGCTACAATGACCTCGACTTCGAGGCACTTCCCATGGACCTCGTACTTTCAGCGATGGAGCGCAGTTCCAAGGTAAACCTCATCTTCCTGGATGCCTGCCGGGACAATCCGTTCGCCGAGAAGCTTTCCCGCTCGATGGGGACCCGCTCAGGTTCCGTAAGCCGGGGTCTGGCCAGACTTGGCAGCGGAGTCGGCTCGCTCATAGCTTTCGCGACGCAACCGGGCAATGTCGCCATGGACGGAGCAGGGCGGAATTCTCCATTCACGAGCGCACTGGTCGCTCACCTCGGCACACCGGGCGAGGACATCATGCGCGAACTCATCGACGTGCGCCGCGATGTTCTGGCGGCCACGGATGGCAAGCAAGTGCCGTGGGAGAACTCGTCGCTGACCGGCGAAGTCGTGTTGAAGCCTCTCCCCACAGAACCGAAAGCGGTATCTGCCCCCACTTCACAGTCTGCGTCGCCCGACAACGCCGTCGAGCTTGCTTATTGGGCGACTATCAAGGACGCGACCGACAAGAGCTTCTTCGAGGCGTATTTGCTGCAATTTCCGGGCGGCGTTTTTGCCGCCCTTGCGAGGTTGAAGATCGACGCGATCGACAAGCGCATGGAAACGGAACGGCAGGTGGCGCACCTGCCGGAGGCGGGACGCGCCACCAACGCAACCGACGATGCCAAGGGGACGGAAGTCGCAAGCCTTGAACATCGCGACCCGCTCGTCCAGTCATCCGCTCCTGCCACAGACCCAAGCGAACTTGTGCGCGCCACCCAAAGAGAACTCTTGCGCATAGGGTGCCTTTGGGGCTGGGCTGACGGAGACTGGGGGGCCGGCAGCCGCAAAGCGCTGCAGGCCTACGCGGATCGCCAAGGCGTCAGACTGGCATCGCTGGAACCGACGGCAGAAATTCTGGAAAGGCTAAGGGCGGTCCGAGGCCGTGTCTGCCCGCTTACTTGCGACAACGGGATGAGGGTGCAGGACGATCATTGTGTGCCTCAGGCGAGCGGTCTAAGCGCGTTTAATGGCACATGGACATTAATCAGACGTGCAACAACGGACTGCGGCGATTGGCGAGAACTCTCGACAACCGTCTTCATAAATGACGGCAACGTATCGTCCAGCTCCGGATTTACGGGAAGTATTTCCAGTAGTGGTGCCGTCAATATCAAACACACATTTGTTTATAAGGGAAAGACAGGCGGGAACATCCTGACGGGCGTCATAAGGGGTGACAACGGAACCGGCAAATTTAAGGGGACCGGAGCTGGCAGCGGGTGTTCAGGAAAAATTACGATGGAGAGAATGCGTTGA